From a region of the Thermomonas sp. HDW16 genome:
- a CDS encoding DnaJ domain-containing protein, whose protein sequence is MTRRWYGKFFGLIAGWLLLRHPAGGLLGLLIGHAFDADWLKTTRDNPYRVFGLTSEASDAEIEQAYRRLISQYHPDRVAGAAPELQKQAEDKAREINAAYDRIQQLRKK, encoded by the coding sequence ATGACACGACGCTGGTACGGCAAATTCTTCGGCCTGATCGCCGGTTGGCTGCTGCTGCGGCATCCGGCGGGTGGCCTGCTGGGCCTGTTGATCGGCCATGCCTTCGATGCCGACTGGCTGAAGACCACCCGCGACAATCCCTACCGCGTGTTCGGGCTGACCAGCGAGGCCAGCGACGCCGAGATCGAACAGGCCTATCGCCGGCTGATTTCGCAATACCACCCGGATCGCGTGGCCGGTGCGGCACCGGAGCTGCAGAAGCAGGCCGAGGACAAGGCGCGCGAGATCAATGCGGCCTATGACCGCATCCAACAATTGCGGAAGAAATGA
- the iadA gene encoding beta-aspartyl-peptidase translates to MTASLLLLRNADVYAPDALGRRHLLIGGGKVLWMGESEPVLPDMLGMETIDLAGARLIPGFIDGHVHVSGGGGEAGYASRVPAPLLSRYTSAGVTTVIGLLGTDDVSRSTAELLSHVYALREQGLGAWAYCGGYHIPPTTLTGTVRGDIVFSDALIGVGEVAISDHRSSQPTLDDVLRLASEAHVSGLMTGKAGIVHLHLGDGPRGLELVRQALDTSELPPRVFQPTHINRKKALFEEAVALAKRGCHVDITAFPVEEGEDAWPAAEALIRYLDSGAPPERVSISSDAGGCLPCFDEHGRVCGMDVGHSGALLETLNALVARGLSLERALPAFTSNVADLLRLAGKGRIAVGGDADLVALDAQGAASDVWLGGVPHLRAGEVLRRGMFER, encoded by the coding sequence ATGACCGCATCCCTGCTCCTGCTCCGCAATGCCGACGTGTACGCGCCCGACGCGCTGGGCCGGCGCCATCTGTTGATCGGCGGCGGCAAGGTGCTGTGGATGGGCGAGTCCGAACCGGTGTTGCCGGACATGCTCGGCATGGAAACCATCGATCTCGCTGGCGCGCGCCTGATCCCCGGTTTCATCGACGGCCATGTGCATGTCAGTGGCGGCGGTGGCGAAGCCGGTTACGCCAGCCGTGTACCGGCGCCGTTGCTGTCGCGCTACACCAGCGCCGGGGTGACCACGGTGATCGGCTTGCTCGGCACCGATGACGTGTCGCGCAGCACCGCCGAACTGCTCTCGCATGTGTACGCGCTGCGCGAGCAGGGCCTGGGCGCGTGGGCCTATTGCGGCGGTTACCACATCCCGCCGACCACGCTGACCGGCACGGTGCGCGGCGACATCGTGTTCAGCGATGCGTTGATCGGCGTAGGCGAAGTGGCGATCAGCGACCACCGCTCCAGCCAGCCGACGCTGGATGATGTGCTGCGGCTCGCTTCGGAAGCGCATGTGTCCGGCCTGATGACCGGCAAGGCCGGCATCGTCCATCTGCACCTGGGCGATGGCCCGCGCGGCCTGGAACTGGTGCGGCAGGCGCTGGACACCAGCGAACTGCCGCCGCGCGTGTTCCAGCCGACGCATATCAACCGCAAGAAAGCGCTGTTCGAAGAGGCCGTGGCCCTGGCGAAGCGCGGCTGCCATGTCGATATCACTGCCTTCCCGGTGGAAGAGGGCGAAGACGCCTGGCCCGCCGCCGAGGCGCTGATCCGCTACCTGGACAGCGGCGCGCCGCCGGAACGGGTCAGCATCAGTTCCGATGCCGGCGGCTGCCTGCCCTGTTTCGACGAGCACGGCCGCGTCTGCGGCATGGACGTGGGCCATTCCGGCGCGTTGCTGGAGACCCTCAACGCACTCGTCGCACGCGGCCTGTCGCTGGAACGTGCGCTGCCGGCGTTCACCAGCAACGTGGCCGACCTGCTGCGGCTGGCCGGCAAGGGCCGGATCGCGGTCGGCGGCGATGCCGATCTGGTCGCGCTGGACGCGCAGGGCGCAGCCAGCGATGTCTGGCTGGGCGGCGTACCTCATCTGCGGGCGGGCGAAGTCCTGCGCCGTGGTATGTTCGAGCGCTGA
- the yegS gene encoding lipid kinase YegS, translating into MDSTPHWRLILNGKSAGDDAVRAAVTGMREAGVWLEVRVTWEGGDAQRYVAEAVADGVDAVIAGGGDGTLNEVASALAHCDAPAERLPALAVIPLGTANDFATAANIPVKPGDALRLLHTPAVPIDLLKVEANGRSHWVVNLASGGFGTQVTAETNEGLKKLLGGLAYVLTGLSRLGQIQPQQARMRGPGADWEGGFIALGIGNGRQAGGGQVLCPDAWVDDGLLDVTIVLPLQGEVLSAVGAAMPDGKNAMLEQVAVRKAVPWVEIEAAQPFTLNLDGEPVKSARFRIECVPGRIRMHLPADCPLRRNAATVGP; encoded by the coding sequence ATGGATTCAACCCCGCACTGGCGCCTGATCCTCAACGGCAAATCCGCAGGCGACGATGCCGTGCGCGCGGCCGTCACCGGCATGCGCGAAGCGGGCGTGTGGCTGGAGGTGCGCGTCACCTGGGAAGGCGGCGATGCGCAACGCTACGTGGCCGAAGCGGTCGCCGATGGCGTCGATGCGGTGATCGCCGGTGGCGGCGATGGCACCTTGAACGAAGTCGCGTCCGCGCTGGCGCATTGCGATGCGCCGGCCGAGCGGCTGCCCGCGTTGGCGGTGATTCCGCTGGGCACGGCCAACGACTTCGCCACCGCCGCCAATATCCCGGTCAAGCCTGGCGATGCACTGCGCCTGCTGCACACGCCGGCGGTGCCGATCGATTTGCTCAAGGTGGAGGCCAACGGCCGCTCGCATTGGGTCGTCAACCTGGCCAGCGGGGGCTTCGGCACCCAGGTCACGGCCGAGACCAATGAAGGCCTGAAGAAACTGCTGGGCGGCCTGGCGTATGTGTTGACCGGCTTGTCGCGGCTTGGCCAGATCCAGCCGCAACAGGCGCGGATGCGCGGTCCGGGTGCGGATTGGGAGGGCGGGTTCATCGCGCTGGGCATCGGCAATGGCCGCCAGGCCGGCGGCGGCCAGGTGCTGTGCCCGGATGCCTGGGTGGACGATGGCCTGCTGGACGTCACCATCGTCCTGCCGCTGCAAGGCGAAGTGCTTTCGGCGGTCGGCGCGGCGATGCCCGATGGCAAGAACGCCATGTTGGAGCAGGTGGCGGTGCGCAAGGCCGTGCCATGGGTGGAAATCGAAGCAGCGCAGCCGTTCACGCTGAACCTGGACGGCGAGCCGGTCAAATCCGCCCGTTTCCGCATCGAATGCGTGCCGGGCCGCATCCGCATGCACCTGCCAGCCGATTGCCCGCTGCGCCGGAACGCGGCTACAGTAGGGCCATGA
- the trpE gene encoding anthranilate synthase component I: MAADGHTLIPVVREVLSDLDTPLSVYLKLADGPHTYLFESVEGGERFGRYSIIGLPARRVYEVHGHTLHVREDGEIVETRELDDPLAEVERLRSEHRVPKLDGLPGFTGGLVGWFGFECIEYIEPKLRATPLPDELGTPDILLMLSEELAVFDNLKGRLYLIVHADPRQPQAWARANRRLDALSHRLRHGGAPYPETLHGSALDEADFVSGFTREGFIDAVHRSKEYIASGDAFQVVLSQRMSVPFRARPVDVYRALRAMNPSPYMYFLDTGATQVVGSSPEILVRLQGDDVTVRPIAGTRPRGKTVEEDIALEAELLADPKERAEHLMLIDLGRNDAGRVSEPGTVEVGEQFVIERYSHVMHIVSEVTGRLKDGLSYMDVLRATFPAGTVSGAPKIRALQIIRELEPVKRNIYSGAVGYIGWHGDADTAIAIRTAVIQDGRLHVQAGAGIVYDSDPQSEWDETMNKGRALFRAVAEAARGL; the protein is encoded by the coding sequence CTGGCCGCTGACGGCCATACCCTGATTCCCGTCGTGCGCGAGGTCCTCTCCGACCTCGATACGCCCTTGTCCGTCTACCTGAAACTGGCCGACGGTCCGCATACCTATCTGTTCGAGTCGGTCGAAGGCGGCGAACGCTTCGGCCGTTATTCGATCATCGGCTTGCCCGCGCGCCGCGTGTACGAGGTGCATGGACATACGCTGCACGTGCGCGAAGACGGCGAGATCGTGGAAACCCGCGAACTCGACGACCCGCTGGCCGAAGTCGAACGCCTGCGCAGCGAACACCGCGTGCCCAAGCTCGATGGCCTGCCCGGCTTTACCGGCGGGCTGGTCGGCTGGTTCGGCTTCGAGTGCATCGAATACATCGAGCCGAAACTGCGCGCCACGCCGCTGCCGGACGAACTCGGCACGCCCGACATCCTGCTGATGCTCAGCGAGGAACTGGCGGTCTTCGACAACCTCAAGGGGCGGCTGTACCTGATCGTGCACGCCGATCCGCGCCAGCCGCAGGCCTGGGCACGCGCCAATCGCCGGCTGGATGCGCTGAGCCATCGCCTGCGCCACGGCGGCGCGCCGTATCCGGAAACCTTGCACGGCAGCGCATTGGACGAGGCCGATTTCGTCAGCGGCTTCACCCGCGAAGGTTTCATCGATGCCGTGCATCGCAGCAAGGAGTACATCGCTTCCGGCGACGCCTTCCAGGTGGTGCTCAGCCAGCGCATGAGCGTGCCGTTCCGCGCGCGCCCGGTGGATGTGTACCGCGCGCTGCGGGCGATGAATCCCTCGCCCTACATGTATTTCCTCGATACCGGTGCGACGCAGGTGGTCGGTTCCTCGCCTGAAATCCTCGTCCGCCTGCAGGGCGATGACGTCACCGTGCGTCCCATCGCCGGCACCCGCCCACGCGGCAAGACGGTGGAAGAAGACATCGCGCTGGAAGCCGAACTGCTGGCCGACCCGAAGGAACGCGCCGAACACCTGATGCTGATCGACCTGGGCCGCAACGATGCCGGCCGCGTGTCCGAGCCGGGCACGGTGGAAGTGGGCGAGCAGTTCGTGATCGAACGCTACAGCCACGTCATGCACATCGTCAGCGAGGTCACCGGCCGCCTGAAGGATGGGTTGAGTTACATGGACGTGCTGCGTGCGACATTCCCCGCCGGCACCGTCAGCGGCGCACCGAAGATCCGCGCGCTGCAGATCATCCGCGAGCTGGAACCGGTCAAGCGCAACATCTATTCCGGCGCGGTTGGCTACATCGGCTGGCATGGCGATGCCGATACGGCGATCGCCATCCGCACCGCGGTGATCCAGGACGGCCGCCTGCACGTACAAGCCGGTGCCGGCATCGTCTACGACTCCGATCCGCAGTCCGAGTGGGACGAGACGATGAACAAGGGGCGTGCGTTGTTCCGCGCGGTGGCGGAAGCGGCGAGGGGGTTGTGA
- a CDS encoding cyanophycinase: MPSKVAEGAQRGWIVPIGGAEDKENDKRVLRRFFELCGGAGADIAVIPTASRLNDTGDRYEQLFGEMGARNVSVLDFDTRRDAHERNRVAAIEQASGIFITGGNQLRLSTILGGTPIAQAIRACNAQGIPVGGTSAGAGILSEHMIAGGESDSSTPHANSVRLAPGLGLTNRVVIDQHFRQRDRLGRLLAALAYNPFAIGLGVDEDTAALIGPDNVIEVEGSGAVTVVDADDLQFSSMAQVDGNAPVCMLGVQIHILTAGASYNLETRKASAGSLSPVKE, encoded by the coding sequence ATGCCAAGCAAGGTGGCCGAAGGCGCGCAGCGCGGCTGGATCGTCCCCATCGGTGGGGCCGAGGACAAGGAAAACGACAAGCGCGTGTTGCGCCGGTTCTTCGAACTGTGCGGAGGTGCGGGCGCGGACATCGCGGTGATCCCGACCGCGAGCCGGCTCAACGACACCGGCGACCGCTACGAGCAGCTGTTCGGCGAGATGGGCGCGCGCAATGTCAGCGTGCTCGATTTCGATACCCGCCGCGATGCGCACGAGCGCAACCGGGTGGCGGCCATCGAGCAGGCCAGCGGCATCTTCATCACCGGCGGCAACCAGCTGCGGCTGTCCACCATCCTCGGCGGCACGCCCATCGCGCAGGCGATCCGCGCCTGCAACGCGCAGGGCATCCCGGTCGGCGGCACCAGTGCCGGCGCCGGCATCCTCAGCGAGCACATGATCGCCGGTGGCGAGAGCGACAGTTCCACGCCGCATGCCAACAGCGTGCGGCTGGCGCCGGGCCTGGGCCTGACCAATCGCGTGGTGATCGATCAGCATTTCCGCCAGCGCGACCGCCTCGGTCGGTTGCTGGCGGCACTGGCCTACAACCCGTTCGCGATCGGGCTTGGTGTCGATGAAGACACCGCTGCGCTGATCGGCCCGGACAACGTGATCGAAGTGGAAGGCAGCGGCGCGGTCACCGTGGTCGATGCCGACGACCTGCAGTTCTCGTCGATGGCGCAGGTGGATGGCAATGCGCCGGTGTGCATGCTGGGCGTGCAGATCCACATCCTGACTGCCGGTGCCAGTTACAACCTGGAAACACGCAAGGCCTCGGCCGGTTCGCTATCGCCCGTCAAGGAATGA
- the cphA gene encoding cyanophycin synthetase yields the protein MRILNRNVYVGPSQYAKFPVIRLELDLGALEQWPTAKLGNGFIDALVAALPGLAEHGCSYREPGGFIRRMREGDGTWLGHVLEHVAIELQNVAGEDVTFGKTRSISDDRPGVYSVVYEYAQREEGIAAGELALKLLDSLLPTELRTATDDSWNWEEERDGFIRYAQRRALGPSTASLVKAAVDRGIPWLRLNEQSLVQLGHGKYQQRIQATVTGRTPHISVELASDKEETNKILGSLGLPVPRQELVQNADAAWRAARKLGGTVVLKPYNGNHGRGITINISEEADVRAAFEAAREHSRSVIVETYLAGDDHRLLVVNGELIAATKRTPGHVVGDGKQTVAELVEIVNSDPRRGVGHEKVLTKLKLDREAELMLEKLGYTADSVPKDGEVVPLRSTANLSTGGTATDVTDIIHPDNRAMAERAVRAIGLDVGGVDFLSTNIAESYKSIGGGICEVNAAPGFRMHIAPSEGTPRDAAGPVIDMLFPPGTPTRVPIAAITGTNGKTTTSRMLAHIAKMAGYTPGLTTTDGVYIDGQRTVEGDMTGPVSARMVMADPQIDFAVLETARGGLVRAGMGVGEVDVGAVLNVASDHLGLRGIDTLEQLAEVKRIVVEAATECAVLNADDPNVLKMSGYTDAKVICYVTMNPSHPLVREHVRAGGRACALEAGVNGHMITLYDKGSHIPLLWTHLIPATLEGRAMHNVQNAMVAAAMAFSMGIKLDAIRHGLRTFDTTFFQAPGRMNVYGEHPFKVIMDYAHNAHAVGMMADLAQRLDANRRIVVLAGPGDRRDEDLREIANTVAGKFDHYVVRRDDSLRGRDGDEVPRIIAKALLAAGVAEGAISTIPDEQEAVDAALRMGQPGDLIVMFADALTRTWKQIIRFKPDGDMPRAAARAEIPTLETTLDEQLVAAMEGVVRDERGLRFEREESD from the coding sequence ATGCGCATCTTGAACCGCAACGTCTACGTGGGCCCCTCGCAGTACGCGAAGTTCCCGGTCATCCGCCTGGAGCTGGATCTGGGTGCGCTGGAGCAATGGCCCACCGCGAAACTGGGCAACGGGTTTATCGATGCGCTGGTCGCCGCCTTGCCGGGACTGGCCGAACATGGTTGTTCGTATCGCGAGCCCGGCGGCTTTATCCGCCGCATGCGCGAAGGCGATGGCACTTGGCTCGGCCATGTGCTGGAGCACGTCGCCATCGAGCTGCAGAACGTGGCCGGCGAAGACGTGACCTTCGGCAAGACCCGCAGCATTTCCGACGACCGCCCCGGTGTGTATTCGGTGGTCTACGAATACGCGCAGCGCGAGGAAGGCATCGCTGCCGGCGAGCTTGCACTGAAGTTGCTGGATTCGCTGCTGCCGACGGAGCTGCGTACCGCGACCGACGATTCGTGGAATTGGGAAGAAGAGCGCGACGGCTTCATCCGCTATGCGCAGCGCCGCGCACTGGGGCCGTCCACGGCTTCGCTGGTGAAGGCGGCGGTGGATCGCGGCATTCCGTGGCTTCGCCTGAACGAGCAATCGCTGGTGCAACTGGGCCATGGCAAGTACCAGCAACGCATCCAGGCCACGGTGACTGGGCGCACCCCGCATATCTCGGTGGAACTGGCCAGCGACAAGGAAGAGACCAACAAGATCCTGGGCTCGCTCGGTTTGCCGGTGCCGCGCCAGGAATTGGTGCAGAACGCCGATGCCGCCTGGCGTGCCGCGCGCAAGCTGGGCGGCACCGTGGTGCTGAAGCCGTACAACGGCAACCACGGGCGCGGCATCACCATCAACATCAGTGAGGAAGCCGATGTGCGCGCCGCGTTCGAGGCTGCGCGCGAGCATTCGCGTTCGGTCATCGTGGAAACCTATCTGGCCGGCGACGACCACCGCCTGCTGGTGGTCAATGGCGAACTGATCGCCGCGACCAAGCGCACGCCCGGTCATGTGGTCGGCGACGGCAAGCAGACGGTTGCCGAGTTGGTGGAGATCGTCAACAGCGATCCGCGCCGCGGTGTCGGCCATGAAAAAGTGCTGACCAAGCTCAAGCTCGACCGCGAGGCCGAACTGATGCTGGAAAAACTCGGCTACACCGCCGATTCCGTGCCGAAGGACGGCGAAGTGGTGCCGTTGCGCTCCACCGCCAATCTCTCCACCGGCGGCACCGCCACCGACGTCACCGACATCATCCACCCCGACAACCGGGCGATGGCCGAACGCGCGGTGCGCGCGATCGGGCTGGATGTCGGCGGCGTGGATTTCCTCAGTACGAATATCGCCGAGAGCTACAAATCCATCGGCGGCGGCATTTGCGAAGTGAATGCCGCGCCCGGCTTCCGCATGCATATCGCGCCGAGCGAAGGCACCCCGCGCGATGCCGCAGGCCCGGTCATCGACATGTTGTTCCCGCCGGGCACGCCGACGCGGGTGCCGATCGCCGCGATCACCGGCACCAATGGCAAGACCACCACCTCGCGCATGCTGGCGCACATCGCCAAGATGGCCGGCTACACGCCGGGCCTGACCACCACCGACGGCGTCTACATCGACGGCCAACGCACGGTGGAAGGCGACATGACCGGGCCGGTCTCCGCGCGCATGGTGATGGCCGATCCGCAGATCGATTTCGCGGTGCTGGAAACCGCACGCGGTGGCCTGGTGCGCGCCGGCATGGGCGTGGGCGAAGTGGACGTGGGCGCGGTGCTCAATGTCGCTTCCGATCACTTGGGCCTGCGCGGCATCGACACCCTGGAGCAATTGGCCGAGGTGAAACGCATCGTGGTCGAAGCCGCGACCGAGTGCGCCGTACTGAATGCCGACGACCCCAATGTGCTGAAGATGTCCGGCTACACCGATGCCAAAGTCATCTGCTACGTGACCATGAATCCCTCGCACCCGCTGGTGCGCGAGCACGTGCGCGCCGGTGGCCGTGCCTGCGCACTGGAGGCCGGCGTCAACGGCCACATGATCACGTTGTACGACAAGGGCAGCCATATCCCGCTGCTGTGGACGCACCTGATCCCGGCCACATTGGAGGGCCGCGCCATGCACAACGTGCAGAACGCGATGGTGGCCGCGGCGATGGCGTTCTCGATGGGCATCAAGCTTGACGCGATCCGTCACGGCTTGCGCACCTTCGACACCACCTTCTTCCAGGCGCCGGGCCGGATGAACGTGTATGGCGAGCATCCGTTCAAGGTGATCATGGATTACGCCCACAACGCGCATGCGGTGGGGATGATGGCGGACCTCGCGCAGCGGCTGGACGCCAATCGCCGCATCGTGGTGCTGGCCGGTCCCGGCGACCGTCGCGATGAAGACCTGCGCGAGATCGCCAATACCGTTGCCGGCAAGTTCGATCATTATGTGGTGCGTCGCGACGACAGCCTGCGTGGCCGCGATGGCGACGAAGTGCCACGCATCATCGCCAAGGCCTTGCTTGCCGCCGGCGTGGCCGAAGGCGCGATCAGCACGATTCCCGATGAACAGGAAGCGGTGGATGCGGCATTGCGCATGGGCCAGCCGGGCGACTTGATCGTGATGTTCGCCGATGCGTTGACCCGCACCTGGAAGCAGATCATCCGCTTCAAGCCGGACGGCGACATGCCACGCGCCGCCGCGCGCGCCGAGATTCCGACGCTGGAAACCACGCTGGACGAACAGCTGGTGGCGGCGATGGAAGGCGTGGTGCGCGACGAGCGTGGCCTTCGCTTCGAGCGCGAGGAAAGCGATTGA
- the trpD gene encoding anthranilate phosphoribosyltransferase: MAFSPQDALQRAIEHREIFFDEMVELMRQIMRGEVSPVMTAAILTGLRVKKETVDEIAAAASVLREFSRPVEVADRTHLVDIVGTGGDGAHTFNISTASMFVVAAAGAKVAKHGNRSVSSKSGSADALEALGANIELQPEQVAACIERCGIGFMYAPIHHPAMKVVAPVRREMGVRTLFNILGPLTNPANAPSILMGVFHPDLVGIQVRVLQELRAERALVVWGRDNMDEFSLGAGTLVGELRDGKVREYELHPEDFGIAMAHSRNLRVADPEQSKAMLLQALDNHDGLPREIVAYNAGAALYVAGVAEDIRDGIARARKVIASGAARAKLDEYVAATQALAAA; the protein is encoded by the coding sequence ATGGCTTTCTCTCCGCAGGACGCGTTGCAACGCGCCATCGAACACCGCGAAATCTTCTTCGACGAAATGGTCGAGCTGATGCGCCAGATCATGCGCGGCGAGGTGTCGCCGGTGATGACGGCCGCCATCCTCACCGGCTTGCGGGTGAAGAAGGAAACCGTGGACGAGATCGCCGCCGCCGCCAGTGTGCTGCGCGAATTTTCGCGTCCCGTCGAAGTCGCTGATCGCACCCATCTGGTCGATATCGTCGGCACAGGCGGCGATGGCGCGCATACCTTCAATATCTCCACCGCCTCGATGTTCGTGGTGGCTGCCGCTGGCGCAAAAGTCGCCAAGCACGGCAACCGCAGCGTGTCGTCGAAGTCTGGTAGTGCGGATGCGCTGGAAGCGCTGGGCGCGAATATCGAACTTCAGCCGGAACAGGTGGCCGCCTGCATCGAGCGCTGCGGGATCGGCTTCATGTACGCGCCGATCCATCACCCGGCGATGAAGGTGGTCGCGCCAGTGCGTCGCGAAATGGGCGTACGCACGTTGTTCAATATCCTTGGCCCGCTGACCAATCCGGCCAATGCGCCGTCGATCCTGATGGGCGTGTTCCATCCGGATCTGGTCGGCATCCAGGTGCGCGTGTTGCAGGAACTGCGCGCCGAGCGCGCGCTGGTGGTCTGGGGCCGCGACAACATGGACGAATTCTCGCTGGGTGCCGGCACATTGGTCGGCGAGCTGCGCGACGGCAAGGTGCGCGAGTACGAGTTGCATCCGGAAGACTTCGGCATCGCCATGGCGCATAGCCGCAACCTGCGCGTGGCCGATCCCGAACAGTCCAAGGCCATGCTGCTGCAGGCGCTGGACAACCACGACGGCCTGCCGCGCGAGATCGTGGCCTACAACGCCGGTGCAGCACTGTACGTGGCCGGCGTGGCGGAGGACATCCGTGACGGCATCGCCCGCGCACGCAAGGTGATCGCCAGCGGCGCGGCGCGGGCCAAGCTGGACGAATACGTGGCCGCCACCCAGGCACTGGCCGCCGCTTGA
- a CDS encoding aminodeoxychorismate/anthranilate synthase component II, whose protein sequence is MLLMLDNYDSFTYNLVQYLQALGAEVRVERNDALTVEQIEKLAPQRIVISPGPCTPNEAGVSLELIERMGASTPILGVCLGHQSIGQVYGGDVIRAGRIMHGKTSRIRHQGKGVFAGLPDGYEATRYHSLVVDKATLPAVLEITAWTENEDGSMEEIMGLRHREFPVEGVQFHPESILTQHGHALLKNFLER, encoded by the coding sequence GTGTTGCTGATGCTCGACAACTACGACTCCTTCACCTACAACCTCGTCCAGTACCTGCAGGCGCTGGGCGCCGAGGTACGGGTGGAGCGCAACGATGCGCTGACGGTGGAACAGATCGAAAAGCTCGCACCGCAACGCATCGTCATCTCACCGGGGCCGTGTACACCGAACGAAGCCGGTGTCTCGCTGGAACTGATCGAACGCATGGGTGCCAGCACGCCGATCCTCGGCGTCTGCCTGGGCCACCAGAGCATCGGCCAGGTCTACGGCGGCGACGTGATCCGTGCGGGCCGCATCATGCACGGCAAGACTTCGCGTATCCGCCACCAAGGCAAGGGCGTGTTCGCCGGCCTGCCGGATGGTTACGAGGCCACCCGCTACCACTCGCTGGTGGTGGACAAGGCCACGCTGCCGGCTGTGCTTGAAATCACCGCGTGGACGGAGAACGAGGATGGCTCGATGGAGGAAATCATGGGCCTGCGCCATCGTGAGTTCCCGGTGGAAGGCGTGCAGTTCCATCCCGAATCCATCCTGACCCAGCACGGCCACGCGTTGCTGAAAAACTTCCTGGAACGCTGA
- the rpe gene encoding ribulose-phosphate 3-epimerase, with the protein MQSTVIAPSILSANFAKLGEEVENVLAAGADWVHFDVMDNHYVPNLTIGPLVCEALRKHGVTAPIDVHLMVEPVDRIIPDFAAAGATHISFHPEASKHVHRSVQLIKSLGCQAGLVFNPATSLDVLDYMLGDIDYVLLMSVNPGFGGQAFIPSTLDKLRQVRAMIDASGRPIRLEIDGGVKPDNIGEIAKAGADTFVAGSAIFGKPDYAGIVAQMKAAVAAAR; encoded by the coding sequence ATGCAAAGCACTGTCATTGCCCCATCCATCCTCTCCGCCAACTTCGCCAAGCTGGGCGAGGAAGTGGAAAACGTGCTGGCCGCCGGCGCGGACTGGGTGCATTTCGACGTGATGGACAACCACTACGTGCCCAACCTCACCATCGGCCCACTGGTCTGCGAGGCGCTGCGCAAGCACGGCGTGACCGCGCCGATCGACGTGCACCTGATGGTCGAGCCGGTGGACCGGATCATCCCGGACTTCGCCGCCGCCGGCGCCACCCACATCAGCTTCCATCCCGAAGCCAGCAAGCACGTGCATCGCAGCGTGCAGCTGATCAAGTCGCTGGGTTGCCAGGCGGGCCTGGTGTTCAACCCGGCCACGTCGCTGGATGTGCTGGACTACATGCTGGGCGACATCGACTACGTGCTGCTGATGTCGGTAAACCCCGGCTTCGGCGGGCAGGCCTTCATCCCGTCCACGCTGGACAAGCTGCGCCAGGTGCGGGCGATGATCGATGCCAGCGGCCGGCCGATCCGCCTGGAAATCGACGGCGGGGTGAAGCCGGACAATATCGGCGAGATCGCGAAAGCGGGCGCTGATACCTTCGTCGCCGGCAGCGCGATCTTCGGCAAGCCGGACTATGCCGGCATCGTTGCGCAGATGAAGGCAGCGGTCGCCGCGGCGCGCTGA
- a CDS encoding SIMPL domain-containing protein, whose amino-acid sequence MKRIAFAAVLLLGVFNVQAQSIGGSPFIAVHGKAKAEVVPDVFPLEITLKDTSLDSAKTQALIEGYASKVVSLTQEMKMEDRDVTVSNLSVSPEYRYDDKDDEQVFLGNTYQRQIKLSFHTLEALKKMIEALPQAKQVQLDTGTFVSSKADEIRRDLLAQAVDDARTTAEIMAKAVGKRLGTVHNVSNQGFNVRYVESSDSYSLDRVTVTGSRLSANAPAPVVLSKGTIQLDQNVYIIYTLID is encoded by the coding sequence ATGAAGCGAATCGCATTCGCCGCGGTGTTGTTGCTGGGTGTATTCAACGTGCAGGCGCAGTCCATCGGCGGCTCGCCGTTCATTGCCGTGCATGGCAAGGCGAAAGCCGAGGTGGTTCCAGACGTATTCCCGCTCGAAATCACGTTGAAGGACACAAGCCTCGACTCGGCGAAGACACAGGCATTGATCGAGGGTTATGCCAGCAAGGTAGTCTCTCTCACGCAAGAAATGAAGATGGAAGACCGCGACGTCACTGTCTCGAACCTCAGCGTATCGCCCGAGTATCGCTACGACGACAAGGATGATGAGCAGGTCTTTCTGGGAAATACCTACCAGCGCCAGATCAAGCTCAGCTTTCACACATTGGAAGCGCTCAAGAAAATGATCGAAGCGTTACCACAAGCCAAGCAAGTGCAGCTGGATACCGGCACGTTCGTGTCATCGAAGGCTGACGAAATTCGTCGCGACCTGCTCGCGCAGGCGGTAGACGATGCGCGAACGACCGCAGAGATCATGGCCAAGGCGGTTGGCAAACGGCTAGGTACCGTCCACAACGTCTCTAACCAGGGATTCAACGTGCGCTATGTCGAATCCAGTGATTCGTACTCGCTGGATCGCGTGACAGTCACAGGATCAAGGTTGAGTGCGAATGCCCCGGCGCCGGTTGTTTTGAGCAAGGGAACCATTCAGTTGGATCAAAACGTCTACATCATCTACACGCTGATCGATTGA